Below is a genomic region from Streptomyces ferrugineus.
CGCGTGCCACCTGCCGCTGGAGCAGCGCACGGACCTCTTCGCCGACTTCGCCGGATCCCGGCACTGACTGACGTACACGAGACGGGACTTCACCATCATGAGCAACGCGCAACCGCTCCTGGACGTCAGCGGTCTGACCAAGCACTTCCCGATCAAGGGCGGCTTCCCGATCAAACGCACGGTCGGCGCCGTCCAGGCCGTGGACGGTCTCGACTTCCAGGTGGCCGAGGGCGAGTCCCTCGGTCTGGTGGGGGAGTCGGGCTGCGGCAAGTCGACGACGGGCCGGCTGATCACCCGGCTGCTCGAACCGACGGGCGGCAAGATCTCCTACCGCGGTCAGGACATCACGCACGCGGGTCGCAAGCAGCTCGCGCCGATCCGCTCCGAGATCCAGATGATCTTCCAGGACCCCTACGCGTCCCTGAACCCGCGTCAGACGGTCGGCAAGATCATCGCGGGTCCGATGGAGATCAACGACATCAACCCGGCGGGCGGCCGCGAGAAGCGCGTCCGTGAGCTGCTGGAGATCGTGGGCCTGAACCCCGAGCACTTCAACCGCTTCCCGCACGAGTTCTCGGGCGGTCAGCGGCAACGTATCGGCGTGGCACGGGCGCTGGCCCTGGAGCCGAAGCTGATCGTGGCCGACGAGCCGGTCTCGGCCCTCGACGTCTCCATCCAGGCGCAGGTGGTGAACCTGCTCCAGAAGGTCCAGCAGGAACTCGGCATCGCCTTCGTCTTCATCGCCCACGACCTCGCGGTGGTCCGGCACTTCTCCCAGCGGGTGGCGGTCATGTACCTCGGCAAGATCGTCGAGATCGCCGACCGCGACGACCTGTACGGCAACCCGCGCCACCCGTACACCCGGGCGCTGCTGTCCGCCGTGCCCGAGGCCACGGTGGACGAGATCCCGGCCCGCGAGCGCATCCGCCTCCAGGGCGACGTCCCCTCGCCCATCAACCCGCCCTCCGGCTGCCGCTTCCGCACCCGCTGCTGGAAGGCGACGGAGAAGTGCGCGACCGAGGCCCCGCCGCTGGTCCAGGCCGAGGGCAACAAGCCCGGCCACCTGACCGCCTGCCACTACCCGGAGGCGGCGGACGCGAGCACCACGCCGCTCCTGTCCAAGGACTCCCAGCCGGCGGCCTGACACCCCCCTTTTCATCGGTCGCCGTGCACGAGGGCCCGTGCTCACCTTCTGGGTGCGTACGGGCCCTCAATCGCGTGGTGAGGTCTTTGATCCAGATCATCGAGGCGTGCAGGTGGAGACTGGCGAGGCAGCTGTCGGGAGTCTTGTCGTACCGGGTGTCTCACCGTCCCGGTTCCGGCCTCCTGGTACGTCACGCTCGGGGGCGGGTGAGGCACGTGGAGCCGACGTGAGCCGACCGGTGCACTGGTGTCCGGGCGGGGACTCATGGGGCATGGCCCGGCACCCGGCTCAGGTTCCGGGGAGGATACGCCGCGTTTCGTAGGCCCACATCGCGATCTCGACCCGGTTGCGGGCGCCGAGTTTGGCCAGCAGGCTGGCCAGATGCGTCTTCACCGTGCTGAGGCTGATGTGCAGTGCATCGGCGATCTCGGTGTTGGTCAGCCCGCGAGCGACGGCGAGGAGCACCTGCTCCTCGCGGGCGGTGACGGGGGAGACGGGCTGGGCCACGGGCCGGCCGGCGGGCAGGTCCGCGAATGCCTGGAGCAGACGGACGGTGACGCTGGGCGCGATGAGCGCCTCACCGTCGGACGCCGACCGTACGGCCTGCGCCAGAAGGTCCGGTCCCGTGTCCTTGAGGAGGAATCCGCGGGCGCCGGCACGCAGTGAGCCGTAGACGTACTCGTCGAGGTCGAATGTGGTGATGACGACCACGGCCAGCGGGTCGGCGACGCCCGGGCCGGCGACCAGCCGGGTGGCTTCGAGCCCGTCGAGTACGGGCATGCGGATGTCGAACAGGCAGACGTCGGGGCGTAGTTCGCGGGCCAGACGTACCGCTTCCCGTCCGTCGGCGGCCTCGCCGACCACCTCGATGCCGGGCTGGGCGTTCAGCATGATCCGCAACCCGGTACGGATGATCGTCTGGTCGTCAGCGACGAGGACGCGAATGGACACCGCTCTCGCTCCTCGCTCTCGGCAGTTCGGCTTCGACATGCCAGCCCCGGTCGGTACCCGGGCCGGCTCGTAGTGTGCCGCCGAGCAGGGTCGCGCGCTCGCGCAGTCCGGTAAGTCCGTATCCGTCGCGACCCCGGCCGGTGCGCCGCCCGTTGTCGCGCACGCTCACCCGTACCGTGTGCCGTTCCGCGGCGACCCGAACGACGAGCTCGGTCGCGTCGACCGCATGGCGCAGCGCGTTGGTCACCGACTCCTGCACGATCCGGTAGACGGCCGCGTCAACGGCCGGGGGCAGCGCGTCCAGTTCGTCATCGAGCCCCAGGTCGACCCTGAGGCGACCACCCGGGGTGCGCACCAGGCGCTCCAGATCCGCGACTCCGGCAGGGGGCGCCAGCTCGGCGCCGACCCCGCGGTCGCGCAGCGCGGCGACCATGGCGCGCATTTCCTCCAGCGTGCGCGCCCCTTCCTCCTCGACCCCCTCCAGCGCCTCGACGGCGGCGGACGGGTCGGCGCCCGCGAGCACCCGGCCCGCCTGGGCGATGATCACCATGGCCGACACGTGGTGGGCCACCGTGTCGTGCAGTTCCCGGGCGAGCTGCTCGCGCTCGCGGGAGCGCACCTGCTCCAACTGCCGCTCGCGAGCGGTCACCCAGAACCGCACGGCGGCCCCGACCACGCCGGGCAGCAGCAGGAAAACCAAGCCCACGACCTTTTCGACGACCGGGCTCTCGTCCGCGACGACACACAGCGTGCCGACCGCGAGGACCACCGCGCAGCCCAGCACGATCTCGCGTCCCGAACCCCACCGGGGCAGCGCGTACACCAGCACAAGCACGACCGCGCCGGTGTAGAGGCCGACGGGCTCGCGCGCTGCGGCGACGAGCGAGGCCACCGTGAGCAGGAAGACCGAGCCGAACGCCAGCGTCACCATCGCCAGCGGGCGGGTCCGGCGCCACAGGAGCAGCAGGCACAGCCATACGGCGAACACCACCGCCACCGGCCGCCACACGACGTTCTCGCGCAGGGTGGCCTCCAGCGCCACCCCGGCAAGGCCCGCGGCGAGCAGCGCCCAGTCCCGCCACACCCGGGCGGGCGCGTCGGGCGGCCGGGGTTCGGTCCACAGGGTTCGCAGGTCGTCTCGGAGCACGGTTCTCAGCCTAGGCACCGCGGCGTGCCGCGCATCGGCCGAAAGGACGGCTCGTCACTCCACCCCAAGGCCGACGGATCCGCGGCCCGCGGGCCGATGCCGCGCAGCGCCGTGGCGACGAGCCTCGGCATCGGCGGCCGTACAAGGACGGCCGACGAGGTGGTTGGAGGACCCGATGCTCTCGAAAGCCCTGTTGCGCCTGGGCGCATACGCCGCCCGCCATCCCTGGCGGGTGATCGCGGCATGGCTGATCGCCGTCACGCTCGCCGTCCTCGCCGCCGTCGCCTTCGGCGGGCGTACCGCGGACTCGATGACCGCTCCGGGACTGGACTCCCGGCGGGCCGCGGAACTGATCGAGCGGGCAGGCACCGGCCAGGAGGGGATGACCGCCCAGGTCGTCGTCACCCCCCTCGACGACGGTTCGACGTTCTTCGACAGCGACAGCGCGAGCACCGCTCTCACGCGGCTGCAGACCGAGGTGAAGCGGCTGCCGCACGTGCTCGGCACGAGCGACCCGGCGGGGGCGCTCGACACGGGCCGGGACACCGCAGTGCGCGGCGGACTTGTCTCGGCCGACGGACGGATCGCGGTCGTCCGGGTGCAGTACCCCGACCAGAGCCGGCTGTCGGCCGAGGACCTCGACGCCCTCGTCGATCTCGGCGACCGGCTGCGCGCCGAACTGCCGCTGCGCATCGAGATGGGCGGGAACCTCTTCTACGCCTTCTCCGAACCCGACGGCGGCGCGAGCGAGCTGATCGGCCTCCTCGCCGCGGCCGCGATCCTGTTCCTGGCGTTCGGTTCGCTCGTCGCTGCCGCGCTGCCGATCGGCATGGCGGTCTTCGGACTGACCGTCGGGGTCGCCACGATGACGGTCCTGGCGGGGGTGACAGAGGTCCCCACCTTCGCACCGGTCCTGGGCAGCATGGTCGGGCTCGGAGTGGGCATCGACTACGCGCTGTTCGTGCTCGCCAGGCACCGGGAGTACCTCGCGTGCGGGCTGGATCCGCAGGCGGCGGCCGGACGAGCGGTGGCAACGGCGGGGCGGCCGGTGGTCTTCGCCGGCGGCACCGTCGTCGTGTCGATCCTCGGCCTGGCGGTCGCGAACGTGCCGTTCATGACGGTGGGCGGGGTTGCCGTCTCGATCGTCGTCCTGACGATGGTGCTCGCGTCGGTGACGCTGCTGCCGGCCTTCCTCGGCGCGGCGGGCCCGCGCCTGGCCCGGGCCGGCCGGATCGTCCGGGCTGTGCAGACCAGGAAGCCGGGCCGACTCGCACGACGGCGGGACACGGCGGCGGGCGCCGCCTCCGCCGCCGAGTGGCGTCGCTGGATCGGCCACGTCAGCCGACACCCGGTGCCGTACGCGGTCGGCGCGGCGGGGCTGCTGCTGACGGCGACGCTGCCCGTGCTCGGCCTGCGCGTCGGCCTGCCCGACGACGGCTCACTGCCGCAGAGCCGTACCGAGCGCCGGGCCTACGACCTCGTCGCCGAGGGGTTCGGCCCGGGCACCAACGGTCCCCTCGTCATCGCCGCGGACCCCTCCGGCGATCGGGGAGTGCTGGACCGTCTCGTCGAGGCGGTCGCGGCGGATCCGGGCATCGCATCCGTCGCGCCGACGCACATCGATCGGGCCACCGGCATCGCGACCCTCGTGGTGTTCCCGACCACCGGCCCTCAGGACAAGGCCACGGCCGACACCATCGCCCGGCTGCGCACCGACGTGCTGCCCACGGCGATCGGGGAGGGCCCGGCCAGGGCCCACGTCGGCGGCGCCGCCGCGAGCCTTTCCGATGTGGGCCAACGCACCAGCGAACGCCTGCCGGTGTTCGTCGCCGCCGTGCTGGCGATGTCGTTCCTGCTGCTGATGCTGGTCTTCCGCTCGATACTCGTACCGCTCAAGGCGGTACTGCTGAATCTGCTGAGCATCGGCGCGGCCTACGGCATCATGGTCGCGGTCTTCCAGTGGGGCTGGGGTGGCGCACTCATCGGGCTGGAAGCGACGGTTCCGATCGTGTCGTTCATCCCGATGTTCCTCTTCGCCATCCTGTTCGGCCTGTCGATGGACTACGAGGTGTTCCTCCTCTCCCGCGTACGCGAGGAGTACCTGCGCACCGGCGACAACGGCACGGCGATCGTCGAGGGCGTCTCGCGCACCGCCCGGATCATCACCTCGGCCGCCCTCATCATGGTGGCGGTCTTCCTGTCCTTCGCCGTCGCCAACGACCCCTCCACCAAAATGTTCGGGCTCGGCCTGGCCACCGCGATCTTCATCGACGCCACGGTCGTACGCATGGTGCTGGTACCGGCGACCATGACACTCCTCGGCCGGGCCAACTGGTGGCTGCCGAAGTGGCTGGACCGGATGCTTCCCCGCGACCCGGTCGGCACCGACGACACCGACGCGGAATCCACGGGTGACGCCCCGCGTCCACGGCTGGTCGACCGTTGACTCGACTCCTGCCCGCCACGGGTCGGCCGCCTCTGGAGCCCCTCTTCTTCCGGTTGGCGGCCTGGTCCTTTCGGCAGGTACGGCTCGATGAACTCCCAATCCAGATCGGTCAGTTGCACTCGCGTCACGTAAGATCGTCTATCGGACCGGACCGTGCCACGAAGGCACATCCCGCACATTGATCACGACTCGATACGCGTCCTAGGGTGACCGATATGGCCCTTTACCTGCGCGGCACCCTCCTCCCCGCCGGTACCGTCCGCGAGTTCTGGGTCCTCGGCGACCGCATCACCTTCGACCGCCCTTCGGCCGAGGCGGAGACGGTGGCCGACAGTGGTTTCCTGCTCCCGGGACTGGTCGACGTGCACACGCACCCTGGGTCCCCGTCCGAGGGTGAGCCGCGCTGGGACCCCGGCGCGTTCGCCGAGCAGATCGCCGCGCATCGGGACGCCGGGACGACGGCGCTGCGGTTTCCGGGGCTGCTCGGGGAGATCCCGGACGGGATGCGGGACGCGGCCGACGTGCCGCGCATGATCACGGCGGGGCGTTGGCTGGCCTGGGCTGGACTGTCGCGGAACGCCGACTTCCACACCGTCACCGAGGACCTGGTCTCCGCGGCCGTCGCCGAGGCCAAGGCCCATGACGGCTGGTGCAAGCTCATGGGCGACTGGGACTTCGAGGCGGCGCCGGTGCCGTACGAGCTGCTGCGCGCCGTCACCGACGCGGTGCACGCGGTGGGGGGACGGGTCGCCGCGCACTGCCAGTCGGCGCAGGGCGTGCTGCACGCCGCGCGGGCGGGCGTCGACTCGATCGAGCACGGCATGGGG
It encodes:
- a CDS encoding ABC transporter ATP-binding protein, which gives rise to MSNAQPLLDVSGLTKHFPIKGGFPIKRTVGAVQAVDGLDFQVAEGESLGLVGESGCGKSTTGRLITRLLEPTGGKISYRGQDITHAGRKQLAPIRSEIQMIFQDPYASLNPRQTVGKIIAGPMEINDINPAGGREKRVRELLEIVGLNPEHFNRFPHEFSGGQRQRIGVARALALEPKLIVADEPVSALDVSIQAQVVNLLQKVQQELGIAFVFIAHDLAVVRHFSQRVAVMYLGKIVEIADRDDLYGNPRHPYTRALLSAVPEATVDEIPARERIRLQGDVPSPINPPSGCRFRTRCWKATEKCATEAPPLVQAEGNKPGHLTACHYPEAADASTTPLLSKDSQPAA
- a CDS encoding response regulator, encoding MSIRVLVADDQTIIRTGLRIMLNAQPGIEVVGEAADGREAVRLARELRPDVCLFDIRMPVLDGLEATRLVAGPGVADPLAVVVITTFDLDEYVYGSLRAGARGFLLKDTGPDLLAQAVRSASDGEALIAPSVTVRLLQAFADLPAGRPVAQPVSPVTAREEQVLLAVARGLTNTEIADALHISLSTVKTHLASLLAKLGARNRVEIAMWAYETRRILPGT
- a CDS encoding sensor histidine kinase, with the translated sequence MLRDDLRTLWTEPRPPDAPARVWRDWALLAAGLAGVALEATLRENVVWRPVAVVFAVWLCLLLLWRRTRPLAMVTLAFGSVFLLTVASLVAAAREPVGLYTGAVVLVLVYALPRWGSGREIVLGCAVVLAVGTLCVVADESPVVEKVVGLVFLLLPGVVGAAVRFWVTARERQLEQVRSREREQLARELHDTVAHHVSAMVIIAQAGRVLAGADPSAAVEALEGVEEEGARTLEEMRAMVAALRDRGVGAELAPPAGVADLERLVRTPGGRLRVDLGLDDELDALPPAVDAAVYRIVQESVTNALRHAVDATELVVRVAAERHTVRVSVRDNGRRTGRGRDGYGLTGLRERATLLGGTLRAGPGTDRGWHVEAELPRARSESGVHSRPRR
- a CDS encoding MMPL family transporter is translated as MLSKALLRLGAYAARHPWRVIAAWLIAVTLAVLAAVAFGGRTADSMTAPGLDSRRAAELIERAGTGQEGMTAQVVVTPLDDGSTFFDSDSASTALTRLQTEVKRLPHVLGTSDPAGALDTGRDTAVRGGLVSADGRIAVVRVQYPDQSRLSAEDLDALVDLGDRLRAELPLRIEMGGNLFYAFSEPDGGASELIGLLAAAAILFLAFGSLVAAALPIGMAVFGLTVGVATMTVLAGVTEVPTFAPVLGSMVGLGVGIDYALFVLARHREYLACGLDPQAAAGRAVATAGRPVVFAGGTVVVSILGLAVANVPFMTVGGVAVSIVVLTMVLASVTLLPAFLGAAGPRLARAGRIVRAVQTRKPGRLARRRDTAAGAASAAEWRRWIGHVSRHPVPYAVGAAGLLLTATLPVLGLRVGLPDDGSLPQSRTERRAYDLVAEGFGPGTNGPLVIAADPSGDRGVLDRLVEAVAADPGIASVAPTHIDRATGIATLVVFPTTGPQDKATADTIARLRTDVLPTAIGEGPARAHVGGAAASLSDVGQRTSERLPVFVAAVLAMSFLLLMLVFRSILVPLKAVLLNLLSIGAAYGIMVAVFQWGWGGALIGLEATVPIVSFIPMFLFAILFGLSMDYEVFLLSRVREEYLRTGDNGTAIVEGVSRTARIITSAALIMVAVFLSFAVANDPSTKMFGLGLATAIFIDATVVRMVLVPATMTLLGRANWWLPKWLDRMLPRDPVGTDDTDAESTGDAPRPRLVDR
- a CDS encoding amidohydrolase family protein, which produces MALYLRGTLLPAGTVREFWVLGDRITFDRPSAEAETVADSGFLLPGLVDVHTHPGSPSEGEPRWDPGAFAEQIAAHRDAGTTALRFPGLLGEIPDGMRDAADVPRMITAGRWLAWAGLSRNADFHTVTEDLVSAAVAEAKAHDGWCKLMGDWDFEAAPVPYELLRAVTDAVHAVGGRVAAHCQSAQGVLHAARAGVDSIEHGMGMPEECVQLMAAHGAAYVPTLTAFARSAPGIKDNPRGRLWHQGHRVMIRRVREAHDAGVTVLAGTDSAPFGNVATEVEHLIAAGLPADVAVGAASWAARDFLGLPGLVEGGLADVTVYDTDPRLEPGVLRHPRRIVLRGRVVR